DNA from Aliarcobacter skirrowii CCUG 10374:
GTTCCAGTTGCATTGTTTGCAAGTGAAGGTGCGGAAACGAACTATGATATAGTTCAAAGAACCGTTAACTTTGTTATATTCGCAGCGATTTTATGGTATTTACTTGCTCATAGAATTAAAGCATTTTTCTCAAATAGAACTTTGAGTATCCAAGCTGAACTTGATAAAGTTCAAGATACTAAAAGAGCTTCAGAAGAGAAAAAACAAGAAGCAATTAAAAAATCAGAAGATGCAAAAAGAATTGCAGCTGAGATTGTTGAAGGTGCAAAATCTGATGTAGAAGCGATAAAACAAAAAGTTTTAGTTGCTGTTGAAGCAGAAATTGCAAATTTAAATAAAAATTTTGATGAAATGATGAAAGTTGAACTTTCAAGAGTAAAAAAAGATGTTGTAGCTTCAATTCTTGAAGAGCTATTAAATTCAGATACTATTAATTTATCACAAGATGAGTTAGTAAAC
Protein-coding regions in this window:
- a CDS encoding F0F1 ATP synthase subunit B, which produces MIKGLLLAMAMVPVALFASEGAETNYDIVQRTVNFVIFAAILWYLLAHRIKAFFSNRTLSIQAELDKVQDTKRASEEKKQEAIKKSEDAKRIAAEIVEGAKSDVEAIKQKVLVAVEAEIANLNKNFDEMMKVELSRVKKDVVASILEELLNSDTINLSQDELVNIVLKKVA